From the genome of Treponema peruense:
GTTAACCTAATTTTCCGAAAACATAAGCAATTCAATCCAAACAATCGGTAAGCAGATACATCTGTTCAAAGTCTGACCGTTAAGGCGCAGGTCTCTTTCAAAAAGCTTTGCGCCTTATTTTTTCCCTTGACCAAAAATCCAATTCACAATAAGTTAAAACCATGAACGAAAATTATATTCATGAAAAAGCCGAACGAATCCGTGACGTAATACGCTACATACGCAAATTCAAAAATGCTCTCGTTATAATTTACATTGATAACAGCCTAATTGACTCACCTCTTTTTACCAGCCACATCAGGGACATTTGCTTTATTCACGAAGCAGGTCTTAAAGTAATAATGGTTCCCGGAGCCAGCAAAAGAATCAATGAAGTTCTTTCTTCGGCCGGCATCACGTGGAACATTCATAACAACTGCCGCATTACAGGTTCGGAAGCAATGCCTTTAATAAAAATGGCAGCCTTTGATGTTTCAAACCAGGTAATGACAGCCTTTGCCGGTGAAAAACAGACAGCAGTTATAGGCAACTGGGTCAGGGCACGTGGCAAAGGTGTTATAGAAGGATTTGACTACGGAACCAGTGGTGAAATTGACCGTCTCGAAATTGAATCAATCCGCACAGTTTTGGATAACGGCTTTATTCCAATTTTCCCCTGCATAGGTTGGAGTGCAGTAGGAAAACCGTACAACATTTCTTCCATAGAACTTGCCCAGCAGATCGCCGTACACATGAAGGCAGAAAAGCTTTTTTTCCTTATCCCGAATGCAGACATTTCACAGCAGATGTTTACCATCCCACAAGATTTGGGACTTTCGCCGGAAGGTACAGTTCCGGCAATGAATTTGGAAGAAGTCGATAATTTCCTAAAAATTAATGACCAGTCGGTAAATTCAGAGGCAAAAACTACCGACCAGGCGATAAATTCTGCTGAATTTAACTACCGTTCGGTAGTCCTTAAAGAAAAGATTTTATCTCTTTTATCACTTGCAAAAAAAGCCTGTAGCAATGGTGTTTCACGTGTACACATTCTGAACGGATCTTTTGATGGAACTATTTCATGTGAAATCTTCAGCGACCTTGGTTCAGGAACAATGATTTACAGTCAAAACTACGGCCG
Proteins encoded in this window:
- the argA gene encoding amino-acid N-acetyltransferase, with the protein product MNENYIHEKAERIRDVIRYIRKFKNALVIIYIDNSLIDSPLFTSHIRDICFIHEAGLKVIMVPGASKRINEVLSSAGITWNIHNNCRITGSEAMPLIKMAAFDVSNQVMTAFAGEKQTAVIGNWVRARGKGVIEGFDYGTSGEIDRLEIESIRTVLDNGFIPIFPCIGWSAVGKPYNISSIELAQQIAVHMKAEKLFFLIPNADISQQMFTIPQDLGLSPEGTVPAMNLEEVDNFLKINDQSVNSEAKTTDQAINSAEFNYRSVVLKEKILSLLSLAKKACSNGVSRVHILNGSFDGTISCEIFSDLGSGTMIYSQNYGRIRDMIREDIPSVLSVMQPFVDNGVLLPRSKEILLNQLSDYIVYELDGAIRACAALLPYSDGQMEIAGVAVEKTCSHIGIGPKMIMFLVERAKKLHAKSIFLLTTQTADWFEKLGFVASEVSTLPEKRKELWTPQRGSKVMRINI